One Setaria viridis chromosome 5, Setaria_viridis_v4.0, whole genome shotgun sequence genomic region harbors:
- the LOC117855567 gene encoding uncharacterized protein, with the protein MQEASSSSSPLPALSNGYQPLPSLYLGFLAIWAASGFSWAFSSWRNRHFQVNNLQWILALVPLIKALQMALSFLFWYSCVHLQTCSLWMSFGAYVTGILFQTASFVSFMLISHGYCIMCERLSIRERRTTAVLGCLLYLSLIGYKAAVPYFTVFLLINYFASFYIIFRRTSQNLIVLQEQLSFIEEEDIHSLHGTLNTKYTMFKRFQGTMQVAAVAFIMVYMRADDTPDNYWFRVLVREWVQFCIFMYIGWNFRIPEASLHLPVIPLMKSAWEIAMPPIYSVEMDAADFKGLVSDQWHVGVRTGSGCSAQPLLVLVQNPSPTASPSGRAPKFQLDRENQV; encoded by the exons ATGCAggaggcgtcgtcgtcgtcgtctcctcTCCCGGCGCTCAGCAACGGCTACCAGCCGCTCCCGTCGCTCTACCTGGGGTTCCTGGCCATATGGGCGGCCTCCGGCTTCTCATGGGCATTCAGCTCCTGGAGGAACCGCCATTTCCAG GTAAATAACCTGCAGTGGATCCTGGCTCTGGTCCCATTGATCAAGGCGCTCCAAATGGCGCTCTCATTCCTGTTCTG GTACTCGTGCGTGCACCTCCAGACGTGCTCGCTGTGGATGTCGTTTGGCGCGTACGTGACGGGGATCCTCTTCCAGACGGCCTCCTTCGTCTCCTTCATGCTCATCTCCCACGGCTACTGCATCATGTGCGAGCGCCTGTCCATCAGGGAGAGGCGAACCACCGCCGTTCTGGGGTGCCTGCTCTACCTGAGCCTCATCGGCTACAAGGCTGCAGTCCCTTATTTCACG GTCTTTCTGCTGATCAACTATTTCGCGTCATTTTACATCATATTCCGGCGCACGTCCCAGAATCTGATAGTCCTGCAGGAGCAGCTGAGCTTCATAGAGGAGGAGGACATCCATTCATTGCACGGCACTCTGAACACAAAGTACACAATGTTCAA GAGATTTCAGGGTACGATGCAGGTGGCAGCAGTGGCATTCATCATG GTGTACATGAGGGCTGACGACACGCCGGATAACTACTGGTTTCGCGTGTTAGTGCGTGAGTGGGTGCAGTTCTGCATCTTCATGTACATTGG gTGGAACTTCAGAATCCCTGAAGCATCGCTTCATCTGCCGGTCATACCCCTTATGAAATCAGCATGGGAGATCGCCATGCCTCCTATTTACAGTGTG GAGATGGACGCAGCCGATTTCAAAGGCCTCGTCTCAGATCAATGGCATGTCGGAGTG AGGACTGGTTCAGGTTGTTCTGCCCAGCCGCTACTGGTGCTGGTTCAGAACCCTAGCCCAACGGCTTCTCCTTCCGGTAGAGCCCCAAAGTTTCAGTTGGACAGGGAGAACCAGGTCTAG